The genomic interval TTTTATTTTGATCGCCAAATATTTTTTTAAAGGCTATGTCGTTAGTTGGGTCGGCAAATTTCATTTTATTTATTTATAAATGGTTTGTTTAGTACAGTATTTTTATACGCAAATCTCGACTACCAACTTAAGACTGGACACTATGGCGCGAGGCTTAATCGTTCGTCCTGAGCCTAGTCGAAGGGCGGACGGTTAAGCCGTTCATACTTAGACAAGCTCAGTACGAACGGCTTAACCTCAACTTGTCCCGTCTTAAGTTGGTAGCCCATGAAAATAAAGAAAGAAAATACGGTAGTGGTTTAGATAGCACATTAAAAACACCCGCAGACAAATTATTATTTATATTAAATTATATGAAGTGTTATTCTACTTTCGATCACTTAGGGTTTTCTTTTAATATGAATAAATCATGCGCCCATACTCATGTATACAAATTATTTCCAATTTTAATAAAGACGTTAGATATATTTAATGTTTTACCTGCAACAAGTTTTTCAACCCCTGAAGAAATGCAGCAGGCTTTTGGCGGAGTTCAAACATTGATAATAGATGCTACAGAGCGTGCTGTACAACGCCCTAGTGACTATGAAGAACAAAATGAATTTTACAGTGGTAAAAAAACAGCATACAATTAAAAATACCACTATAGCTTCTTTAGGTCATTTAATTTTATATATTGGGGTTAGTTTTCCAGGTAAAAATCATGATTATGGAATGTTTAAAAAAGAATTTAATCCAGAATTAAATTGGTTTAGTAATTTTAATATATTTATTGATTTAGGTTATTTGGGGTTTAATAATGAATATAAAACTAATTCGGTAAATATTCCTCATAAAAAACCAAATAAATCTAAGCATAATCCAAACCCAACATTAACTGAAAATCAAAAAAAAGAAAACAAAGAGATGAGTCGTGAAAGAGTCATTGTTGAGCATGTAATCGGTGGAATGAAAAGATATAGATGCCTAGTTGACAAGTTTAGAAATAAAAAAGAAGGTGTAAAAGATTTATTTTCTTTTTTAGCGGCTATCCTATGGAATTTTAACATGATATATTAACTTCTTCTTAAAGAACAAGTCTATTGTTTAATCTCTTTTTTATCTGCTTTTCTAGCCGATATAATACGGATATTATTTTCTCCGCGCTCAACATGAACTACAAATAAGATATTTAGTAAAGCTCCCATGCCTAAGGTTTTAAACCTTTGTTCATTATGGTAATTATCTTCAATGGTAAGTGCATACTCATCTTCTAATGCAATAACTGCATCAGTAAATTCAACACCGTGTTTTCGGATATTTCCAGCAGCTTTTAGTGAACCCCATTCATATTTCATGGATTCTAGTGTATGTACATTTGGTGCATAAATCAAGATAAAATATGTGTAATTACCCTTAAAAACATAACGTCGTAAATCACCAGCGGTAAAAAGTGGGGTGAGGAACGAAACTCCACTTTTTACCGTCTGAGTGAATTTGCTTTGTGTACGCCCAGCATGGGCATGAACTAATGAGGTGCAAGTCCTCTGTAGGAAAACCCAACTTAGCGTACATTTGTAGGCTAAGGAATGCGGATTTAATAAAACCCAAAAATTAATAAATTATATTAGTTGGTAACAAGCTTTGAATCAAGTATGCTCTATTAGACTTGTTCTTCTAAATAAAATATATTAAAATCAATTGCTTATATATACTTGATAACACTCACAATCAGTTGATACAGCCTAATAAATAAACTTTAAATTAAATTATTAAAAATAATAAATAAGCTTTATAATAAATTTCTATAAAAAATAAAAATCAAAGTATAACATGAAAATAAAAGAAATTTTACCAAGAATTTATGATGATAGACAGTTAAGAGCTTTAACAGGATTAAAAACAGAACATTTTATTTTACTATTATCTCTATTTGAAAAGACCCTTATTGAAGATCAAAAATAAAAACATGAAAATAAAGAAAGAAAATACGGTAGTGGTTTAGATAGCACATTAAAAACACCCGCAGACAAATTATTATTTATATTAAATTATATGAAGTGCTATTCTACTTTCGATCACTTAGGGTTTTCTTTTAATATGAATAAATCATGCGCTCATACTCATGTATACAAATTATTTCCAATTTTAATAAAGACGTTAGATATATTTAATGTTTTACCTGCAACAAGTTTTTCAACCCCTGAAGAAATGCAGGCTACCAACTTAAGACGGGACAAAATAAAGAACTAACTGCGATATTCTTGTATCATAGGTTAATGACTAAAAAAACAGAACAACACAGAAAATACGCGCAGCTAGTCACGCAATTATCGCTGAAATTACAACAACAGGCAAGCAAACTGTTCGTAACTTAGCTTCAATTGTTGGTCGCTCAAAAAGCAGTGTGCATCGTCATCGTCAAGCGCAAACAAAGCGAAATCGACATCCTGAATCATCATTATGGGAAACCGAGGCAGGTAGTTCTTGGCAAAGATTAATGGTGTTTTCCGCCTTGTATGTCTTTGGATTAAAGGCAGGCGTAGGTGCAGAGACTTTATCGCTGTTTTTTAAAATGATACGGATTGACACCCATGTGGGCGTATCACCTGACGCACTGCGGACTCAAATCAATAAAATGGAAGTCTTATTGCCTGCAGTTTCAGCAAGAATGCGAAAAAGTGTGAAAAAACAAACACGTAAAGTTGTTGCTGGGCTGGATGAGACTTTTTCGGCAACTTTATGATTTTAGTTTTAATGGACTTACGTTCTGGCTATCTTTTGTTGGAAGATATTAGCGATGATAGGTGCTACGATACTTGGTATAAAAAGGTTTCGCCACGATTAGAATCATTAGGCATTGAGGTTAATCATGCGATTAGTGATCGCGCTAAGGCGTTGATAAAAATGGCAGTGACGGGGTTTAAGTGCGAATCGGGGGCAGATATTTTTCATGCTCAACAAGATATGAGTCGCTGGTTAGGCGCGAAAATCGGCAGGCGTGCAGCAAGGGCTGAAAAACAGCGGCAAGCAGCGCAAACCGCAGAGTCTACTGTTTCTAAAACGGCAACGATGCAGAAAATTATTGGACTTAAAACAACACGGATAACGGCTGAAAAAGAGCTTGAAGAAGCCAAAAAAATACAAACAGATTATCACGAAAACTTACAAGGGATTGCGGATGAAGTTCATCCTTTTTCACTCAATGATAGTCGTAGAAACGATGCGGAACAGGTTGAGAAGTTGCTAGAGTTAAGAGCGCGAGCCTTTGAAAAAATAGCGGAAAAACAAGGGATTAACGATCATAAAGGCGTGATGAAAAAGTTTCGTAATCAAATAAAACCGTTAGCGGTATCCATCAGTTTTTGGTGGCTTTGGGTACGCGAAACCTTGCAAAATTTGGGGCTTGATGCGGATACCGAATATTGGTTGACCACAACATTATTACCCGTTGTTTATTGGCATCAGAAAATGGAACAAACTAAAAGCCGCAGGTCAAAGGAAAACTATCGAAAAGCTTGGGAAACCGCGTCTGATAAGCTCAAATCAGACCCATTTAGTGCAAAGTTATCAATCAGTGAAATGCAGCGATGGCTAACATTGGCGGAGCATATGGCAAGGCAGTTTCAACGCAGTTCATCTGCGGTGGAAGGGCGAAATGGCTGTTTATCGCAAATGTATCGCAATGGGCGAGGTTTGAATAAAAAGCGATTAAACGCGTTGACGGTCATTCATAACTACGGAATCAAACGTGAGGATGGCACAACCGCCGCCATGCGTTTATTTGATACCGAGTTTCCAGACTTGTTTTCATGGCTACTGAATGAAATGGGCGAGTTACCGCTTCCTAGAAATAGTCGAAAGCGTGTGTTTTCTAACCCTTTGAAATTGCTGGATGTCCCGTCTTAAATTGGTAGCCTAAATGACCATGATTTTCCATCCTATGCCAAAGGTAAAGTTGTACCTCATGGGATTGTATGATATTAATCGTAACGTAGGTTATATCACTCTGGGAGTCAGTCATGATACCTCTGAGTTTGCCTGCAAATGTATTCGTCAATGGTGGTTAGAGCATGGACAGGCATTGTATGAGGGATCGACAAATTTATTGCTACTATGTGACTGCGGTGGTAGTAATAATGCACGCTATTATATTTTCAAAGAAGATTTGGAAAAATTGTCAGAGGAATTAAAGATTAATATTCGTATCGCCCATTATCCACCGTATACATCGAAATATAACCCAATAGAACATCGCTTATTTCCGCAATGGAATTATGTTGCCGTCCCTGTTGACCTTGTATCTTCGGGTTTTATTAAATCCTGAGTCCTAAGTATAACTACTAGCCGAGGGTAATTGCAAGACCGCGAGGGTTTGTGAGAAGGAAGCCTACGAACAGAAATATCATATAAGGCGTAGTCTCTGAGGTGAGTTGGCACAAGACAACGAAACCCAAGGTTTGTGAGATAACGTAAATGATGAGGTTGTGGCGTGACAGTTCATGTTCTTATCTGGGGAGGTCTGCTTAACAGGCAGTCGATAAGAAACCTGTAAAAG from Methylococcales bacterium carries:
- a CDS encoding transposase family protein, giving the protein MSRLKLVAHENKERKYGSGLDSTLKTPADKLLFILNYMKCYSTFDHLGFSFNMNKSCAHTHVYKLFPILIKTLDIFNVLPATSFSTPEEMQQAFGGVQTLIIDATERAVQRPSDYEEQNEFYSGKKTAYN
- a CDS encoding transposase family protein; this translates as MNFTVVKKQHTIKNTTIASLGHLILYIGVSFPGKNHDYGMFKKEFNPELNWFSNFNIFIDLGYLGFNNEYKTNSVNIPHKKPNKSKHNPNPTLTENQKKENKEMSRERVIVEHVIGGMKRYRCLVDKFRNKKEGVKDLFSFLAAILWNFNMIY
- a CDS encoding BrnT family toxin, coding for MKYEWGSLKAAGNIRKHGVEFTDAVIALEDEYALTIEDNYHNEQRFKTLGMGALLNILFVVHVERGENNIRIISARKADKKEIKQ
- a CDS encoding DUF6399 domain-containing protein encodes the protein MILVLMDLRSGYLLLEDISDDRCYDTWYKKVSPRLESLGIEVNHAISDRAKALIKMAVTGFKCESGADIFHAQQDMSRWLGAKIGRRAARAEKQRQAAQTAESTVSKTATMQKIIGLKTTRITAEKELEEAKKIQTDYHENLQGIADEVHPFSLNDSRRNDAEQVEKLLELRARAFEKIAEKQGINDHKGVMKKFRNQIKPLAVSISFWWLWVRETLQNLGLDADTEYWLTTTLLPVVYWHQKMEQTKSRRSKENYRKAWETASDKLKSDPFSAKLSISEMQRWLTLAEHMARQFQRSSSAVEGRNGCLSQMYRNGRGLNKKRLNALTVIHNYGIKREDGTTAAMRLFDTEFPDLFSWLLNEMGELPLPRNSRKRVFSNPLKLLDVPS